The following are encoded together in the Drosophila biarmipes strain raj3 chromosome 3L, RU_DBia_V1.1, whole genome shotgun sequence genome:
- the LOC108035934 gene encoding protein I'm not dead yet, which produces MATETTKMIYTPPPLDVKMEIEIGEPPQPPVKFSNFISNHWKGLVVFLVPLLCLPIMLLNEGPAFRCMYLLLVMAVFWVTEALPLYVTSMIPIVAFPVMGIMSSDQTCRLYFKDTLVMFMGGIMVALAVEYCNLHKRLALRVIQIVGCSPRRLHFGLIMVTMFLSMWISNAACTAMMCPIIQAVLEELQAQGVCKINHEPQYQIVGGNKKNNEDEPPYPTKITLCYYLGIAYASSLGGCGTIIGTATNLTFKGIYDARFKNSTEQMDFPTFMFYSVPSMLVYTVLTFVFLQWHFMGLWRPKSEEAQQVQRGKEGADVAKKVIDQRYKDLGPMSIHEIQVMILFIFMVIMYFTRKPNIFLGWADFLNTKDVRNSMPTIFVVIMCFILPANYAFLRYCTKRGPVPTGPTPSLITWKFIQTKVPWGLVFLLGGGFALAEGSKESGMAKLIGTALIGLKVLPHAVLLLVVILVAVFLTAFSSNVAIANIIIPVLAEMSLAIEIHPLYLILPAGLACSMAFHLPVSTPPNALVAGYANIRTKDMAIAGIGPTVITIVTLFVFCQTWGLLVYPNLNTFPEWAQIYAAQAIGNKTH; this is translated from the exons ATGGCGACCGAGACCACGAAAATG ATCTACACACCACCGCCGCTAGACGTCAAAATGGAAAT TGAAATTGGAGAACCACCCCAACCACCTGTGAAGTTTTCCAACTTCATCTCCAATCACTGGAAAGGTTTGGTGGTATTTCTGGTGCCCCTGCTATGCCTGCCCATTATGCTTCTGAACGAGGGCCCC GCTTTTCGTTGCATGTACCTGCTCTTGGTAATGGCAGTGTTTTGGGTGACAGAAGCCTTGCCACTGTATGTGACCTCCATGATTCCCATTGTGGCGTTCCCTGTAATGGGTATAATG AGCTCCGATCAGACTTGCCGTTTGTACTTCAAAGATACTCTGGTAATGTTCATGGGTGGAATCATGGTCGCCCTGGCTGTAGAATACTGTAACCTGCACAAACGTCTCGCCTTGAGGGTAATCCAGATCGTGGGCTGCAGTCCCCGAAG ATTACACTTTGGCCTTATTATGGTTACAATGTTTTTGAGTATGTGGATCTCGAATGCCGCCTGCACAGCCATGATGTGTCCGATTATCCAGGCTGTGTTGGAGGAGCTTCAGGCTCAGGGCGTCTGCAAGATCAACCACGAACCTCAATACCAAATCGTCGGAGGCAACAAGAAGAACAACGAGGACGA GCCGCCATATCCCACCAAGATCACTCTCTGCTACTATCTGGGAATTGCCTACGCCTCCTCGTTGGGCGGCTGCGGAACCATCATCGGAACTGCCACCAACCTGACCTTCAAGGGCATCTACGATGCGCGTTTCAAGAACTCCACCGAGCAAATGGACTTCCCAACATTCATGTTCTACTCTGTGCCCTCTATGCTGGTCTACACCGTGCTGACCTTCGTGTTCCTGCAGTGGCACTTCATGGGCCTGTGGCGTCCCAAGAGCGAGGAGGCTCAGCAAGTGCAGCGGGGCAAGGAGGGCGCTGACGTGGCCAAGAAGGTGATTGACCAGCGCTACAAGGATCTGGGTCCCATGTCCATTCACGAGATCCAAGTGATGATCCTGTTCATCTTCATGGTTATAATGTACTTCACCCGCAAGCCGAATATCTTTTTGGGCTGGGCCGATTTTTTGAATACCAA GGATGTCCGCAACTCAATGCCTACTATTTTTGTCGTGATCATGTGCTTCATCCTGCCGGCCAATTATGCTTTCCTTCGATACTGCACAAAACGCGGCCCAGTGCCCACTGGTCCCACTCCCTCGCTGATCACCTGGAAGTTCATCCAGACCAAGGTTCCATGGGGTCTGGTGTTCCTGTTGGGCGGTGGTTTTGCATTGGCCGAAGGCAGCAAGGAGAGCGGCATGGCCAAGCTGATTGGTACTGCTTTGATTGGTCTGAAGGTGCTGCCCCACGCTGTGCTCCTGCTGGTGGTCATCCTGGTGGCTGTGTTCCTCACCGCATTCAGCTCCAACGTGGCCATTGCCAACATCATTAttcctgtcctggctgagATG TCCCTGGCCATTGAGATTCACCCACTTTACCTGATCCTGCCCGCGGGCTTGGCCTGCAGTATGGCTTTCCACTTGCCGGTGAGCACTCCGCCCAACGCTTTGGTTGCCGGCTATGCCAACATTAGGACCAAGGACATGGCCATTGCTGGAATCGGCCCGACCGTCATTACTATCGTCACCCTGTTTGTTTTCTGCCAAACCTGGGGCCTGCTCGTCTATCCCAACCTCAACACGTTCCCCGAATGGGCGCAGATCTATGCCGCACAGGCGATTGGAAACAAGACGCACTAG